From the Paenibacillus sp. FSL H8-0548 genome, one window contains:
- a CDS encoding AraC family transcriptional regulator: MKNIYNNISWGDNVEWLPSIDWNVKFFGAHKQQVPYQWSVPSEKHIAFELNLILEGEQETIMEGNSYRLQAGDMILIPPGFKHVNRCVSEPGMLYFCAHFNVDDPSFRQEMIKHDRILFLSGTSDNKQFRAIINEWIIMSRSDGLYSSAERFRLQALLFELFGLLAQMIASKAGAKEPLAPAKVKYAKAIAETMKSRFNSHLIGNGQQPTANLKIEDLAALLGISPGYALEVFQDVYGMSPRQYLSELKLHEAKVLIRQPDLSLKEISIRLGYANLSHFSRQFKRWTGMSPLQFRKTWDKI; encoded by the coding sequence GTGAAAAATATCTACAATAACATCTCATGGGGCGATAATGTTGAGTGGTTGCCTTCAATCGACTGGAACGTCAAATTTTTCGGCGCACATAAACAGCAAGTTCCCTATCAGTGGAGTGTACCGTCTGAGAAACATATCGCCTTCGAGCTCAACCTTATCCTTGAAGGCGAACAAGAAACGATCATGGAGGGAAACTCATATCGGCTTCAAGCGGGAGACATGATCTTGATCCCTCCTGGCTTTAAGCATGTAAATCGCTGTGTGTCTGAGCCGGGCATGCTCTATTTTTGCGCTCATTTTAATGTTGACGACCCCTCGTTCAGGCAAGAAATGATCAAGCATGACCGCATATTGTTTTTATCGGGCACCAGTGACAATAAGCAATTCAGAGCGATAATAAACGAATGGATTATTATGAGCCGAAGTGATGGACTATATTCTTCAGCAGAGCGCTTTCGGCTCCAGGCGCTGCTTTTTGAATTATTTGGCCTTCTTGCTCAGATGATAGCAAGTAAAGCCGGAGCGAAAGAACCGCTAGCTCCAGCTAAAGTCAAATACGCCAAAGCGATCGCTGAGACGATGAAATCCCGTTTTAATTCCCATCTTATCGGAAATGGGCAGCAGCCTACTGCCAATCTGAAAATCGAAGACCTAGCAGCTTTATTGGGGATCAGCCCGGGGTATGCATTAGAGGTATTTCAAGACGTGTATGGGATGTCGCCTAGGCAATATTTATCGGAGCTCAAGCTTCACGAAGCTAAAGTTCTCATTCGACAGCCGGACCTCTCCCTTAAGGAAATCTCGATCCGATTAGGTTATGCAAACTTGTCCCATTTTAGCCGCCAATTCAAGCGTTGGACTGGTATGAGCCCGCTACAATTCCGCAAGACTTGGGATAAAATTTAG
- a CDS encoding sigma-70 family RNA polymerase sigma factor, producing MASLTSAQRERFYEYCNENRSVCSEQVVQNFFKDEQNIKILLTAIDGEPAGQKELEDRFRRHYFRVRFIKYLASTIKYCTIDQMRLNQKTDSRNQLIFDRPCSEEGDGTVGEMLLGFQNLTNVEPLITEPSQFHASFLNDHLANAFAALSPKQQLIATLCYALCYQDNEIAEMIGVSPQAICKTRNLALQKLRLAMPERRCN from the coding sequence ATGGCATCGTTAACTTCAGCTCAAAGAGAACGGTTTTACGAATACTGCAATGAAAATCGGTCAGTCTGCTCAGAGCAAGTTGTCCAGAACTTCTTTAAAGATGAGCAAAACATCAAGATTCTTTTAACGGCAATTGATGGGGAGCCCGCGGGGCAAAAAGAACTTGAGGATCGATTTCGAAGGCATTATTTTCGAGTCCGGTTTATCAAATATCTTGCTTCCACAATCAAATACTGCACCATTGATCAAATGCGTTTAAATCAAAAGACGGATAGCCGGAATCAACTTATTTTTGATCGTCCTTGTTCGGAGGAAGGGGACGGAACCGTTGGAGAAATGCTGCTTGGCTTTCAGAACCTTACTAACGTAGAACCGCTCATCACAGAGCCATCTCAATTTCACGCTTCTTTTTTAAACGACCACCTTGCAAACGCGTTCGCTGCCCTATCACCAAAACAACAATTAATCGCTACTCTTTGTTACGCATTATGTTATCAGGATAATGAGATAGCGGAAATGATCGGTGTTTCACCCCAAGCTATCTGCAAAACCAGAAATCTAGCCTTGCAAAAGCTGCGGCTTGCTATGCCGGAGAGGAGGTGTAATTAA
- a CDS encoding YvrJ family protein — MDETQPLAYFITAMSEVGFPIVLTGYLLFRFEKKLEALTDNILKLRKMIKNDMSEDSHGK; from the coding sequence ATGGACGAGACTCAGCCATTAGCGTATTTCATTACAGCGATGAGTGAAGTCGGATTTCCTATCGTGCTAACTGGATATTTATTATTTCGATTTGAAAAAAAGCTGGAAGCTTTGACGGATAACATCTTAAAGCTGAGGAAAATGATCAAAAATGATATGAGCGAGGACAGCCATGGAAAATGA
- a CDS encoding helix-turn-helix domain-containing protein — protein MENELFDLVQRAQNGDNEAMHEIISFFMPAIKSARYKMKADRQDDLEQNIVETIMHKIITYDLTQTPDFSAFIRQLND, from the coding sequence ATGGAAAATGAATTGTTTGATTTGGTTCAAAGAGCCCAAAATGGTGATAACGAGGCTATGCACGAAATTATCTCTTTTTTTATGCCGGCTATTAAAAGTGCAAGATACAAAATGAAAGCGGACAGACAAGACGACTTGGAGCAAAATATTGTGGAGACCATTATGCATAAGATCATAACGTATGACTTAACCCAAACTCCAGATTTCTCAGCATTTATTCGCCAGCTGAATGACTAG
- a CDS encoding response regulator, translating to MLEVLIVDDIPSQVDSFAATIPKDELGIGRIHKAYSGKEALKLYQEQNIHIVITDIRMPEMSGIDLIHEIRQMGRKVKIIVISGYADFEYAKSVVPYNTSGYLMKPVNPDQLRETLSKLTEEIACEKKLQQQQQRDGYAFRENLPALQGELLNRLLYGYSIPKEELERKLFLLNLPFSLQQKVGLFIVRLEGKLQEYERMDKELIEYAVTNMAEEVFRDAFHLWFCRDHNEYLVMIVSPKERTDSKEQALRIAMDVRAAALKKKAESLLSGSISIALAESWTYLTEGIPELYRSIIDGMRVIEEKRQSVFLRIAGNLDQVQIETLTSLYRPPLLIHLLDTGNWGHAEEKLIEIFAELKSKNYPPEHANEAYFAIANAYQYMAHKKGKLLSEFGASSFGLMPAAPSLRQLEKWAFFMLLRLREQSGDSTDKQACLVDKVHKFIEENMNGNLSLQSIAADVGLHPAYLSRTYRAETGNNLSDYILRYRMELASYLLRSSNKKIYEIAQMIGYQAVPHFIKLFKGFTNMTPQEFRDRTGLS from the coding sequence ATGTTGGAAGTTCTGATCGTAGACGATATCCCCTCTCAAGTGGACAGTTTCGCAGCGACAATTCCGAAGGACGAACTTGGTATTGGCCGTATTCATAAAGCCTATTCCGGTAAAGAAGCCTTAAAGCTATATCAGGAACAAAACATCCACATCGTCATTACGGATATTCGGATGCCGGAGATGAGCGGAATCGATCTAATTCATGAGATTCGCCAAATGGGGCGGAAAGTCAAAATTATCGTTATTTCGGGGTATGCGGATTTCGAATATGCGAAAAGCGTAGTCCCGTATAATACCTCCGGCTACTTGATGAAACCGGTTAACCCGGATCAATTGCGGGAGACGCTAAGCAAATTAACCGAAGAAATCGCTTGTGAGAAGAAGCTGCAGCAACAGCAGCAACGCGACGGATACGCATTCCGCGAAAATTTGCCTGCACTACAAGGCGAGCTGTTGAATCGTCTGCTGTACGGTTATAGTATCCCTAAAGAAGAGCTGGAACGGAAGCTTTTCCTGTTAAACTTGCCTTTCTCCTTGCAGCAGAAAGTGGGCTTGTTCATCGTAAGGCTAGAAGGAAAACTTCAAGAATATGAAAGAATGGATAAAGAGCTTATCGAATATGCAGTTACGAATATGGCGGAAGAGGTGTTTCGAGACGCCTTTCATTTGTGGTTCTGCCGAGATCATAACGAATATCTCGTAATGATCGTTTCACCCAAAGAGAGAACGGATTCGAAGGAGCAGGCCCTTCGGATTGCGATGGACGTACGGGCGGCAGCGCTAAAGAAAAAGGCAGAATCGCTCTTGAGCGGCAGCATTTCCATCGCGCTCGCTGAAAGCTGGACGTACCTGACTGAAGGCATTCCCGAACTTTATCGATCGATAATCGATGGAATGAGGGTGATCGAAGAGAAGCGGCAAAGCGTATTTTTGCGGATAGCGGGTAATCTCGATCAGGTTCAGATCGAAACGCTGACGTCGCTGTACCGGCCTCCCCTTCTGATTCATTTGCTCGATACGGGGAACTGGGGGCATGCAGAGGAAAAGCTAATCGAAATATTTGCCGAACTGAAAAGCAAAAATTATCCTCCTGAGCATGCCAATGAGGCGTATTTCGCCATTGCCAACGCCTACCAGTATATGGCGCATAAGAAAGGGAAGCTGCTGAGCGAGTTCGGTGCGTCCTCCTTCGGTCTCATGCCGGCCGCTCCTTCGCTTAGGCAGCTAGAGAAATGGGCATTCTTCATGCTCCTACGTCTAAGGGAGCAATCGGGAGATTCAACAGATAAGCAGGCCTGTTTAGTTGACAAGGTCCATAAATTTATCGAGGAAAACATGAACGGCAATTTATCGCTGCAGAGCATTGCGGCGGACGTCGGCCTTCATCCCGCCTACTTGTCGAGAACTTATCGTGCTGAAACGGGAAACAATCTGAGCGACTATATACTGCGGTATCGGATGGAATTGGCCTCTTACTTGCTGCGGAGCAGCAACAAAAAGATATACGAGATCGCCCAAATGATCGGTTACCAGGCAGTGCCGCATTTTATTAAGCTGTTTAAGGGGTTTACGAACATGACCCCGCAAGAATTCCGCGATCGAACGGGATTGTCCTGA
- a CDS encoding sensor histidine kinase, giving the protein MFKFRRGTVGKMNIFTKVIIVIVLMLIPIIFMYDSSNKTSTGVVEQELLQINLNRIRFFVEQMDVEADRLWRAAFVVAADPDTQQLQLQSATEASYSILASKRLLLQKLDMQSTSFEWTNDFTVYSPLSDVVVSTNLKQNYDADYFKDAIQQSWDYRVIVADRGPEKAFVRNLITPYQSLAKRGDPNLYVEVTFTSESLVKMLERFMQGSVGQPFLYHPGYVPIIPRDLDPELTGAMAEQFDIIKAKNPTEGSAKITFHNEPYLVNYVPSASLDGWYMVDFQPMKKVLAPIDHSKRMFYASGLLLLLMGIASAALLYRNVQKPINDLIRAVKSLRRGAYDHRIKLGPHNEFHYLIEQFNLMSEDIQTLIDKVYAEQLHAKESSLKHLQAQINPHFLYNNFAYIQSMAQLDRTKVIVAFTQHLSQYYRYTTRTEQQLTSLAEEMELIRNYLEIHRMQSERLHFHEHIEETMMSILMPRLLLQPLVENAIVHGMEGKIGKFEIVITGNRTEEGWQLIVEDNGVGMQQADLESLRHTLSLQASADRSLGLRNVHQRLRHYFGQSSGLLIEHSNLGGLRVALMMIKDD; this is encoded by the coding sequence ATGTTTAAATTCAGACGGGGAACGGTCGGCAAAATGAATATTTTCACAAAAGTCATAATCGTGATCGTCCTGATGCTTATCCCGATTATATTCATGTACGATTCATCAAATAAGACCAGCACCGGTGTTGTTGAACAAGAGCTGCTTCAGATCAACCTGAATCGGATCCGATTTTTCGTGGAGCAGATGGACGTCGAGGCGGACCGGCTATGGAGAGCCGCCTTCGTTGTTGCAGCCGACCCGGATACGCAGCAATTGCAGCTTCAGTCTGCCACTGAAGCTTCTTATTCCATATTGGCTTCGAAGCGGCTTTTGCTGCAGAAGCTGGATATGCAGTCAACCTCTTTCGAATGGACAAATGATTTCACCGTATATTCCCCCCTTTCCGATGTCGTCGTTTCTACGAATTTAAAGCAAAATTACGATGCGGATTACTTCAAGGATGCGATCCAGCAAAGTTGGGATTATCGTGTTATCGTGGCGGACCGAGGACCTGAGAAAGCATTCGTCCGAAATTTGATTACACCCTACCAGTCACTTGCGAAACGGGGAGATCCGAATTTGTATGTCGAGGTTACTTTCACATCGGAAAGTCTTGTGAAAATGCTCGAAAGGTTCATGCAAGGCAGTGTTGGACAGCCGTTCCTCTATCATCCGGGCTATGTACCGATCATACCGCGGGATCTCGACCCCGAGTTGACGGGCGCCATGGCAGAGCAATTCGATATTATCAAAGCAAAGAACCCGACCGAAGGGTCTGCCAAGATCACCTTCCATAATGAACCGTATCTTGTTAATTACGTACCTTCAGCCTCGCTGGATGGATGGTATATGGTCGATTTCCAGCCAATGAAAAAGGTGCTTGCCCCCATTGATCACAGCAAGCGGATGTTTTATGCCTCGGGGCTGCTGCTGCTGCTGATGGGCATTGCTTCTGCGGCCTTGCTGTACCGCAATGTACAGAAACCGATCAACGATCTGATCCGGGCGGTGAAGTCGCTCAGGCGGGGGGCATATGATCATCGGATCAAGCTCGGGCCCCATAACGAGTTCCATTATTTGATCGAGCAGTTTAACTTAATGTCAGAGGATATTCAGACGCTTATTGATAAGGTGTACGCTGAACAGCTTCATGCCAAGGAATCTTCGCTCAAGCACCTGCAAGCGCAGATCAATCCTCATTTTTTGTACAATAACTTCGCCTATATTCAAAGCATGGCGCAGCTGGATCGAACGAAAGTGATTGTCGCTTTCACGCAGCATCTGAGCCAGTACTATCGTTACACGACCCGAACGGAGCAACAATTAACTTCATTGGCCGAAGAAATGGAATTGATTCGCAATTACTTGGAAATCCATCGGATGCAGTCCGAGCGCCTGCATTTTCATGAACATATCGAAGAAACCATGATGTCTATTCTTATGCCGCGGCTGCTGCTCCAGCCGCTTGTCGAGAATGCGATCGTACATGGTATGGAAGGCAAGATAGGGAAATTCGAAATCGTCATAACCGGCAACAGGACCGAGGAGGGCTGGCAGCTCATCGTAGAAGACAACGGAGTCGGAATGCAGCAAGCTGATTTGGAATCTTTAAGACACACCTTGTCTTTGCAGGCAAGCGCGGATCGCAGTCTTGGGCTGCGAAACGTTCATCAGCGCTTAAGGCATTACTTTGGGCAGTCCTCGGGACTTCTGATTGAACATTCAAATTTAGGCGGGCTTCGAGTGGCATTGATGATGATTAAGGATGATTAA
- a CDS encoding carbohydrate ABC transporter permease, translated as MRYRSRGYTVFTISNTIFLSLLSLICVLPLLHVFALSFSSRAAATANIVNFWPVGFTTDAYVKTLGNEMFIQSLWTGLERTVLGTVLSMAVITMAAYSLSKTTHKFPGRQIYIWIFVFTMLFSGGLIPSYVLVSKLHLIDTIWALVLPSAVSVWNMILMLNFFRTIPQELEEAAYIDGAGHLRVLWSIYLPVSMPSIATLSLFTMVFHWNSWFDGMIYMSNPNGYPLATYLHSMIVSDNLSRIGVTLESIENFSNRTIKSAQIFIGALPILLVYPFLQKYFVKGIVLGSVKS; from the coding sequence ATGCGCTATCGCTCTAGAGGGTACACCGTATTCACGATCTCGAACACGATCTTTCTTAGCCTGCTGTCGCTTATTTGTGTTCTCCCTCTCCTTCACGTGTTTGCGTTGTCATTCAGCTCGCGGGCTGCAGCAACAGCGAATATCGTCAATTTCTGGCCGGTCGGATTTACGACGGATGCCTATGTGAAGACGCTCGGCAACGAAATGTTCATCCAATCTTTGTGGACCGGCTTAGAGCGGACCGTATTAGGCACAGTGCTGTCGATGGCCGTCATTACGATGGCAGCCTATAGTTTATCGAAAACAACCCACAAATTTCCTGGGCGTCAAATTTACATTTGGATTTTTGTATTCACGATGCTGTTCTCGGGAGGGCTGATCCCTTCTTATGTATTGGTAAGCAAGCTGCACTTGATCGATACCATATGGGCGCTGGTGCTGCCCTCGGCCGTCAGCGTATGGAATATGATATTGATGCTCAATTTTTTTCGGACAATTCCGCAGGAGTTGGAAGAGGCCGCCTATATTGATGGAGCCGGCCATCTGAGAGTGCTATGGAGTATTTATTTACCCGTATCGATGCCATCCATTGCGACGTTGTCTTTATTTACGATGGTTTTTCATTGGAATTCATGGTTTGACGGCATGATCTATATGTCCAATCCGAATGGGTATCCACTTGCTACTTATTTGCATTCGATGATTGTTAGTGACAATTTGTCAAGGATCGGTGTAACATTGGAAAGTATAGAAAATTTTTCAAACCGAACCATCAAATCAGCGCAAATTTTTATCGGGGCGTTGCCAATTTTACTCGTGTACCCTTTTTTGCAAAAGTATTTCGTGAAAGGAATCGTACTGGGCTCGGTAAAGTCCTAA
- a CDS encoding ABC transporter permease subunit: MVAYLRKTWPFHILLLPALVLCIVFQYVPLFGAVIAFQDYEPWLGIKGSPWVGFEHFRYLFTYPDGKQIIWNTLIISAFKLIMNLFIPIVFALLLNEVRKTLFKRAVQTFVYLPHFLSWVILGGILIDILSTEGGIVNRLLNVFGIQSIFFLGDGNWFRFTVILSDVWKEFGFSTIIFLATLVGINPALYEAAEIDGASRWQQVKLISVPLIMPIVIVVATLSLGRILDAGFDQILNLYNPLVYSHGDIIDTFVYREGLNNGQFSFGTAVGLFKSAIGFVLIIISYVMASKFANYRIF; the protein is encoded by the coding sequence ATGGTAGCGTATTTGCGAAAAACATGGCCGTTTCATATTCTCTTGCTGCCGGCCTTAGTATTGTGCATCGTGTTTCAATATGTTCCTTTGTTCGGGGCCGTCATTGCCTTCCAGGACTATGAGCCATGGCTTGGGATTAAAGGTTCACCTTGGGTAGGCTTTGAGCATTTCCGGTACCTGTTCACCTATCCGGACGGCAAGCAGATTATATGGAATACATTAATTATTTCCGCGTTCAAATTGATCATGAATTTATTCATTCCGATCGTTTTCGCTTTGCTGCTCAATGAAGTCCGCAAGACATTATTTAAGAGAGCCGTGCAGACGTTTGTCTATTTGCCGCATTTTTTGTCGTGGGTCATCTTGGGTGGCATTTTGATCGATATTCTGTCGACGGAGGGCGGAATCGTCAATCGTCTTCTGAATGTGTTCGGCATCCAGAGTATCTTTTTCTTAGGTGACGGCAATTGGTTTCGGTTTACGGTCATTTTGAGCGACGTTTGGAAAGAATTTGGATTTTCTACGATTATTTTCCTAGCTACGCTGGTGGGCATCAATCCGGCTTTGTATGAAGCTGCCGAAATCGACGGGGCATCACGTTGGCAGCAAGTCAAATTGATTTCGGTTCCTCTTATTATGCCGATCGTCATCGTCGTCGCCACGTTGTCGCTAGGTCGGATTTTGGATGCTGGATTCGATCAAATTTTGAATCTTTACAATCCTCTCGTCTATTCGCATGGAGATATCATCGATACGTTCGTCTACCGGGAAGGGTTGAACAACGGACAGTTCAGCTTCGGAACGGCGGTCGGACTATTCAAATCGGCGATCGGCTTCGTTTTGATTATAATCAGTTACGTAATGGCTTCCAAATTTGCTAATTACCGAATCTTTTAA
- a CDS encoding extracellular solute-binding protein, with translation MSRYAKVIRLLTLSIAIGLLPILAACTNSNNQNSASPTSTANSPSATEPAKAEERAELWNQKFDPPVTITTAIVDDGTSRGNAFKPGESMEDNMNLSWMKDNIGINVKFDFIVTKPEDYDTKLRLLLSSGGKLPDAFAAGNDPLQNLLAADKLMPLDEAIEKYAHPEYKKMLEKYDYALGEVKKDGKIYGLPAFFMGDEGTVMWIRKDWLENLGLQPPQTLDEFENVLKQFTENDPDQNGKKDTIGLAVPLKEGPWTWMGQTDAIVAALTDQMINTYDVRLFWNKGADGKLSYGAIHPDAKLYLEKMRDWMSNGYMDKEAGIKDPSKASELAASGKAGIMFGPFWMGDWPLGDATKNNPDADFQPYPLPAGPNGLVGRAEKPLTQGFTVFNKDFKHIDAWFAYFNKIFAKKLELEGDPYFDPRWKDGYHEGYDYVKFNGKVIKGNYEETGVPADQWPLKDGGTMDIRFMMTNILGNFTSIPHSNIAAVKKFLADPNAEPVTSMEFDVKQMKKRQLDAAGVRINQTVAEGKNYYTGPMTPTMKSKGELLKKLATESYLKIIYGEKPVEHFDEFIKQWLNNGGQKITDEVNEWYAKNQ, from the coding sequence ATGAGTCGTTATGCGAAGGTCATAAGGTTATTAACGCTTTCGATTGCAATTGGACTGCTGCCGATATTAGCCGCCTGTACGAACAGTAACAATCAAAATTCGGCGAGTCCGACGAGCACAGCCAACAGTCCGTCTGCAACAGAACCAGCTAAAGCGGAAGAGAGGGCGGAGCTGTGGAATCAGAAGTTTGACCCTCCGGTCACGATTACGACTGCAATCGTAGACGATGGTACTTCGAGGGGCAATGCGTTTAAGCCTGGCGAGTCCATGGAAGACAACATGAACCTCAGCTGGATGAAGGACAATATAGGAATCAACGTGAAATTCGATTTTATCGTAACGAAACCGGAGGATTACGATACGAAGCTTCGCCTTCTGCTCTCCAGCGGAGGCAAGCTGCCGGATGCATTTGCCGCCGGGAACGATCCGCTGCAAAATTTGCTCGCAGCCGATAAACTGATGCCTTTGGACGAAGCTATCGAGAAATACGCACATCCTGAGTATAAGAAGATGCTGGAGAAGTATGATTACGCACTGGGCGAGGTCAAGAAAGACGGTAAGATTTATGGTTTGCCAGCCTTCTTCATGGGTGATGAAGGCACCGTGATGTGGATTCGCAAAGACTGGCTTGAAAACCTAGGCCTTCAACCGCCCCAAACGTTGGATGAATTTGAAAACGTTCTCAAGCAATTCACGGAGAACGATCCCGATCAAAATGGCAAGAAGGATACGATCGGATTGGCCGTGCCGCTTAAAGAAGGGCCTTGGACTTGGATGGGCCAGACCGACGCGATTGTCGCCGCCCTAACTGATCAAATGATCAATACGTATGACGTGCGCTTGTTCTGGAACAAGGGTGCAGACGGCAAGCTGAGCTATGGCGCGATTCATCCGGACGCCAAGCTGTATTTGGAAAAGATGAGAGATTGGATGAGCAATGGCTACATGGATAAAGAGGCCGGAATCAAGGATCCGTCCAAAGCCTCCGAATTAGCAGCAAGCGGCAAGGCCGGCATCATGTTCGGACCGTTCTGGATGGGCGATTGGCCGCTCGGTGACGCGACCAAGAACAATCCAGATGCTGATTTCCAGCCATATCCGCTTCCAGCGGGACCTAACGGCTTGGTGGGCCGCGCGGAGAAGCCTCTGACCCAAGGATTCACGGTTTTCAACAAAGACTTCAAACATATCGATGCCTGGTTCGCGTACTTTAACAAAATATTCGCGAAAAAATTGGAGCTGGAAGGCGATCCATACTTCGATCCGCGCTGGAAAGATGGTTACCATGAAGGGTACGATTACGTCAAATTCAACGGTAAAGTTATCAAGGGCAACTACGAAGAGACAGGAGTACCGGCGGACCAATGGCCGCTGAAAGACGGCGGCACGATGGACATCAGATTCATGATGACGAATATTCTTGGCAACTTTACGAGCATTCCACATTCCAACATTGCAGCGGTCAAGAAGTTTTTGGCCGATCCTAACGCCGAGCCCGTAACGTCTATGGAGTTTGACGTCAAGCAAATGAAGAAGAGACAACTTGACGCTGCAGGCGTTCGGATTAACCAAACCGTCGCCGAAGGTAAAAACTATTATACCGGCCCGATGACACCGACGATGAAGTCAAAAGGCGAATTGCTGAAGAAACTCGCTACGGAAAGCTATCTTAAAATCATCTACGGCGAAAAACCGGTTGAACACTTCGATGAATTCATCAAACAATGGCTAAATAACGGCGGCCAGAAGATTACGGACGAAGTCAACGAATGGTATGCAAAAAACCAGTAA